A portion of the Scleropages formosus chromosome 15, fSclFor1.1, whole genome shotgun sequence genome contains these proteins:
- the chp1 gene encoding calcineurin B homologous protein 1 produces MGSRASTLLREEEIEEIKKETGFSHSQITRLYSRFTSLDKGENGTLSREDFQRIPELAINPLGDRIINAFFPEGEDQVNFRGFMRTLAHFRPIEDNEKNKDPSGTEPLNSRTNKLLFAFRLYDLDRDDKISRDELLQVLRMMVGVNISDEQLGSIADRTIQEADQNGDNSISFNEFIKVLEKVDVEQKMSIRFLH; encoded by the exons ATGGGCTCAAGAGCGTCGACGTTGTTGAGAGAGGAGGAGATTGAGGAGATCAAGAAAGAGACGGGCT TCTCGCACAGTCAGATCACCCGACTCTACAGTCGCTTCACCAGCTTGGACAAGGGAGAGAACGGCACCCTCAG CCGGGAAGATTTCCAAAGAATTCCAGAGCTGGCCATCAATCCTCTAGGAGACAGAATTATCAATGCCTTTTTCCCAGAAGG GGAGGACCAGGTGAACTTCCGAGGGTTCATGCGAACCTTGGCGCACTTCCGCCCAATTGAAGACAACGAGAAGAACAAGGACCCTTCTGGAACTGAGCCCCTCAATAGCAGGACCAACAAACTCCTGT TTGCATTCCGACTATATGACTTGGACAGGGATGACAAAATTTCCCGCGATGAGCTTCTTCAG GTTTTGAGGATGATGGTGGGTGTTAACATCTCAGACGAACAGCTTGGTAGTATTGCTGACCGGACAATACAGGAGGCTGACCAGAATGGAGACAACTCCATCTCCTTCAATGAGTTCATCAAG GTTTTGGAGAAGGTGGATGTGGAGCAAAAAATGAGCATTCGCTTCCTACACTAG